One genomic segment of bacterium includes these proteins:
- a CDS encoding 2-oxoglutarate oxidoreductase, producing MEMVYCRPDTLTDTPFHYCPGCGHSVVHRVLMEVVEELGIQDKTIGVAPVGCSVFAYHYMNVDMQEAAHGRASAVATGIKRVLPDRYVFSYQGDGDLAAIGTAETIHTVNRGENILMVFINNGIYGMTGGQMAPTSLLGQVTTTSPYGRDVKMVGHPIKIADLLIHLPGAYYVTRQAVHNPNAVRKLKKAFEKSFQYQKEGKGTCFVEVVSNCPSGWRMTPVESIKYLEETMFPAYPLGDLKVPEKV from the coding sequence ATGGAAATGGTCTATTGCAGACCGGATACTTTAACAGATACTCCGTTTCATTATTGCCCGGGATGCGGACACAGTGTTGTCCACAGAGTTTTGATGGAAGTCGTTGAAGAACTTGGAATACAGGATAAAACAATCGGCGTTGCACCTGTTGGCTGTTCAGTTTTTGCTTATCATTATATGAACGTTGATATGCAGGAAGCTGCACATGGAAGAGCAAGTGCAGTTGCTACAGGAATAAAAAGAGTCTTACCTGATCGGTATGTTTTTTCATACCAGGGAGACGGTGATTTAGCTGCAATCGGTACAGCAGAAACAATTCATACCGTTAACAGAGGAGAGAACATTTTAATGGTGTTCATCAACAACGGTATTTATGGAATGACCGGCGGACAAATGGCTCCAACTTCTTTACTTGGGCAAGTAACTACAACGTCACCATATGGTCGTGATGTTAAAATGGTTGGTCATCCAATAAAAATTGCAGACCTGCTTATTCATTTGCCGGGAGCGTATTATGTCACAAGACAGGCAGTTCATAATCCAAATGCTGTTAGAAAGTTGAAGAAGGCATTTGAGAAATCCTTCCAGTATCAGAAAGAAGGAAAAGGGACCTGTTTTGTTGAAGTAGTTTCAAACTGTCCTTCCGGCTGGAGGATGACACCGGTTGAATCAATCAAGTATCTTGAGGAGACAATGTTCCCCGCTTATCCGCTTGGTGATTTAAAAGTTCCGGAAAAAGTTTAA
- a CDS encoding PAS domain-containing protein: protein MNFLRNLQPKIIIFVALIVGALMVASAFIELRQSKSEILHLLTEQSSSLIETVNQSSINALNSSEEIENLIAERLFNNARLIRKLDSLNLLTQQKLIEIGKENSLFRINIFDKEGTRVLSNRIPEKDHLHGEENINRYDELEPILKDSVDEFVIGLKDAEYVQEQRFAVAVARVNNKGAIVLNLNAQDFLDFRKRIGLGKIIRDISDNPGIEYIVLQDSIGILAAGSSVDTMNAVESDPFLINAINSNNTYTRVRNYKNQEVFEAVKRLIYENEVIGIFRIGLSLDEVRAVEDRMIRRLIIISLVLAAIGVIILSIIFTTQNLRTVSNEFKKFKTFTSTVLENMGECVVVVDEQMKITIFNKASENLFKTKADEIINKDLSDLSGEIFLSLSDYCQNINENCTDVSIDTKIGDEKKYLNLNFTRNRDEEGKTNYIIVINDLTESRRLEEEAKRREKLSAMGELASGVAHEIRNPINAIGMIAQRLDKEFSVEKESEEYHKITNLLRSEVTRINKIITQFLSYAKPFSLQLKKINSKIFFDDIYRLYADQAKSRGAKLIKHSDLSFEMTVDPELLKQSLINLLQNAIDAVYNNGIVEINYFKKENDLIIEVSDNGKGIPENIKTKIFDLYFTTKPEGTGLGLSIVQKIIAEHGGTIEVSSEVNKYTKFKITIPQK, encoded by the coding sequence ATGAATTTTCTCAGAAACCTGCAGCCCAAAATAATAATCTTCGTTGCGCTGATTGTTGGTGCGCTAATGGTTGCTTCGGCTTTCATAGAGCTGCGACAAAGTAAAAGTGAAATTCTTCATTTACTTACTGAACAGTCATCGTCATTAATAGAAACAGTTAATCAGAGCAGCATCAATGCTCTAAACTCAAGCGAAGAGATTGAAAATTTAATAGCTGAAAGATTATTTAATAACGCCCGCCTTATCAGAAAACTCGATAGCCTCAATCTCCTGACCCAGCAAAAACTTATTGAAATAGGAAAAGAAAATTCCCTCTTCAGAATAAATATTTTCGACAAAGAAGGAACGAGAGTTCTGTCTAACCGTATTCCGGAAAAAGATCATCTTCATGGTGAAGAAAATATAAATAGGTATGATGAGCTGGAACCTATTCTAAAGGATAGTGTAGATGAATTTGTAATCGGGTTGAAAGATGCAGAGTACGTTCAGGAACAAAGGTTCGCGGTTGCGGTAGCCCGGGTAAATAATAAAGGAGCAATTGTATTAAATCTGAATGCACAAGATTTCCTGGATTTTAGAAAAAGAATCGGACTCGGGAAAATCATCAGAGATATTTCCGATAACCCCGGAATAGAATACATTGTTTTGCAGGACTCAATTGGTATTCTCGCCGCCGGTTCTTCTGTCGATACAATGAATGCTGTTGAATCGGACCCTTTTTTAATTAATGCAATAAATTCCAACAACACTTACACACGAGTACGCAATTATAAAAACCAGGAAGTGTTTGAAGCAGTAAAAAGATTAATATATGAAAATGAAGTGATTGGAATTTTCAGAATCGGTTTATCGCTTGATGAAGTAAGGGCCGTTGAGGATAGAATGATACGCCGGTTAATTATCATTTCTCTTGTGCTTGCTGCAATCGGTGTTATTATCCTTAGTATAATTTTTACAACCCAGAACCTTCGGACAGTCTCAAATGAATTTAAAAAATTCAAAACGTTTACATCAACAGTCCTTGAAAATATGGGCGAATGTGTTGTCGTGGTAGACGAACAAATGAAGATTACTATTTTTAATAAAGCTTCAGAAAATCTATTTAAAACCAAAGCAGATGAAATTATTAATAAAGACTTATCCGATTTATCCGGCGAAATTTTTCTGTCATTGTCAGACTACTGCCAAAACATCAATGAAAATTGTACTGATGTTTCAATCGATACTAAAATCGGCGATGAGAAAAAATATCTCAATTTGAATTTTACCAGAAACAGAGACGAAGAAGGAAAAACCAATTATATAATTGTTATTAACGATTTAACTGAATCACGAAGGCTCGAAGAAGAAGCGAAGCGCAGAGAAAAATTGTCTGCAATGGGTGAATTGGCTTCCGGAGTTGCACATGAAATCAGGAACCCTATAAATGCAATCGGAATGATAGCTCAGCGATTGGATAAAGAATTCAGCGTTGAAAAAGAATCTGAAGAATATCATAAAATTACAAATCTTCTCAGAAGTGAAGTCACCAGAATAAATAAAATTATCACTCAATTTCTCAGCTACGCTAAACCATTTTCTCTTCAGCTAAAAAAAATCAATTCTAAAATTTTCTTCGATGATATTTACCGGTTGTACGCTGACCAGGCAAAATCAAGAGGAGCGAAGCTCATTAAACATTCCGACCTCTCTTTTGAAATGACTGTTGATCCTGAATTATTAAAACAATCTCTGATAAACTTGTTACAAAATGCCATCGACGCGGTTTACAATAATGGAATTGTCGAAATTAATTATTTTAAAAAGGAAAATGATCTAATAATTGAAGTTTCGGATAATGGTAAGGGAATTCCGGAAAATATTAAAACTAAAATTTTTGATCTTTATTTTACTACAAAACCCGAAGGAACGGGTTTGGGGCTAAGCATTGTTCAAAAGATTATAGCTGAACACGGTGGGACAATTGAAGTTTCCAGCGAAGTGAACAAATACACAAAATTTAAAATAACCATACCACAAAAATGA
- a CDS encoding sigma-54-dependent Fis family transcriptional regulator, whose translation MKDYNILVIDDEAAQRDVLAGYLKKKGYKIFSASSGREGIDFVKNNPVDIILSDFKMPDLNGIEVLEQVKKINPEISFVIVTAYGTVENAVKAMRLGAVDYISKPVDLDELDLMIERIVDLKNLKSENQLLKTQLQDKYKISSIVSQSRKMEGVINVAARVADSKATVLITGENGTGKEVLAKAIHYMSSRKEKQFVAVNVPALTETLLESELFGHEKGAFTGADKTKKGRFEIADGGTLFLDEVGDIPQSIQVKLLRVLQEHQFERVGGTEKIEVDVRIIAATNKNLGQKIKDGTFREDLFYRLNVVSITIPPLRERKEDILPMIESFLDKYCKENKKDKLEISKEAVDVLMKYNYPGNVRELENIIERAVVLSRGKVITMTDLPMNIRGFEEEKLLGNLDEGTLTDRVEALEKRLIYDALQQSGGNQTKAGKLLGLTERNLRYKLKKYNIKH comes from the coding sequence ATGAAAGACTACAACATTTTAGTGATTGACGATGAAGCCGCTCAAAGAGATGTGCTTGCCGGATATTTAAAAAAGAAAGGATACAAAATCTTTTCGGCATCATCCGGAAGAGAAGGGATTGATTTCGTTAAAAATAATCCTGTGGATATTATTCTTTCTGACTTTAAGATGCCGGATTTAAACGGAATCGAAGTTCTTGAACAAGTGAAAAAAATTAATCCCGAAATAAGTTTTGTGATTGTAACAGCATACGGAACCGTTGAGAATGCAGTAAAAGCAATGCGGCTTGGTGCAGTTGATTATATTTCAAAACCGGTTGATCTCGATGAACTCGATTTGATGATTGAAAGGATCGTCGATCTCAAAAATCTTAAATCTGAAAATCAGTTGTTAAAGACTCAGCTTCAGGATAAATATAAAATCTCTTCTATCGTTTCTCAATCTCGTAAAATGGAAGGGGTTATAAATGTTGCAGCGCGTGTTGCAGACAGCAAAGCAACTGTTTTAATAACCGGAGAAAATGGAACAGGTAAAGAGGTGCTCGCAAAAGCTATTCATTATATGAGTTCGAGAAAGGAAAAACAATTTGTTGCAGTAAATGTACCAGCACTTACGGAAACTTTACTCGAAAGTGAATTGTTCGGACATGAAAAAGGTGCATTCACGGGCGCAGACAAAACGAAGAAGGGAAGATTTGAAATTGCTGATGGCGGCACTCTTTTTTTAGATGAGGTTGGAGATATACCGCAATCGATTCAAGTAAAACTTCTGAGGGTTCTGCAGGAACATCAATTTGAAAGAGTCGGAGGTACAGAAAAAATTGAAGTTGATGTTAGAATTATCGCAGCGACAAACAAAAACCTCGGGCAAAAAATTAAGGATGGGACTTTCAGAGAGGATCTATTTTACAGACTGAATGTCGTCTCTATAACAATTCCGCCTCTAAGAGAAAGGAAAGAAGACATACTCCCGATGATAGAAAGTTTTCTTGACAAGTATTGCAAGGAAAATAAGAAAGATAAGCTTGAGATTTCGAAGGAGGCGGTTGATGTTCTGATGAAATACAATTACCCGGGAAACGTTCGTGAGCTGGAGAATATTATTGAACGAGCGGTTGTGCTTTCAAGAGGGAAAGTAATTACGATGACTGATCTTCCAATGAACATAAGAGGATTTGAAGAAGAAAAATTACTCGGTAACTTGGATGAAGGAACTCTAACAGACCGGGTTGAAGCTCTCGAGAAACGACTGATCTACGATGCATTGCAGCAAAGCGGCGGCAATCAAACCAAAGCCGGAAAATTGCTAGGGCTCACAGAACGTAATCTGCGTTACAAACTGAAGAAGTATAACATTAAGCATTAA
- a CDS encoding 3-methyl-2-oxobutanoate dehydrogenase subunit VorB — protein MEEKKNKNGEAKLMKGNEALAEAAIRAKIDAYFGYPITPQSEVLEYLEREIPKRSGLVLQAESEIASINMIYGAAGAGARVMTSSSGPGISLMQEGLSYIASAQLPCLVVNVVRGGPGLGTIQPSQGDYFQAVKGGGHGDYHLIVLAPASVQEMADFVFEGFRLAEKYRNPAMILTDGALGQMMEKVIQPEEGSLPKIKTPWATTGKTKDRDHNIITSLFIKPEEMESVNHQLQEKYRKIERDEVRFEEIKTNDAEIILVAFGLSSRICQKTVDLGREKGIKIGLLRPITLYPYPYKRLNELADQVDFMMSVEMNAGQMVEDVKLAVEGKVPVYFTGRMGGMIPSPDDVLHEIESIIEKQNVLQD, from the coding sequence ATGGAAGAGAAAAAAAATAAAAACGGCGAAGCTAAATTGATGAAAGGCAACGAAGCGCTTGCCGAAGCTGCTATTCGTGCTAAGATAGATGCTTACTTCGGTTATCCGATTACTCCGCAGTCGGAGGTTTTAGAATATCTTGAAAGAGAAATACCAAAGCGTTCAGGATTAGTTCTGCAAGCCGAAAGTGAAATTGCTTCGATCAATATGATTTACGGAGCTGCAGGTGCTGGTGCAAGAGTTATGACTTCGTCATCGGGTCCTGGAATAAGTTTGATGCAGGAAGGTCTTTCGTACATTGCTTCCGCACAACTTCCTTGCTTGGTTGTGAATGTTGTTCGCGGCGGCCCTGGTCTGGGAACTATTCAGCCATCGCAGGGAGATTATTTCCAGGCTGTAAAAGGTGGCGGACACGGCGATTATCATTTAATTGTTTTAGCTCCCGCATCAGTTCAGGAAATGGCTGATTTTGTTTTTGAAGGATTTCGTCTTGCAGAAAAGTACCGAAATCCGGCAATGATTTTAACTGATGGTGCACTTGGTCAGATGATGGAAAAAGTTATTCAGCCCGAGGAAGGTTCATTACCAAAAATTAAAACTCCCTGGGCCACAACAGGAAAAACAAAAGACAGAGATCATAATATTATAACTTCTCTCTTCATTAAACCGGAAGAGATGGAATCAGTAAATCACCAGCTTCAGGAAAAGTACAGAAAAATTGAGAGAGATGAAGTAAGGTTTGAAGAAATTAAAACGAATGACGCCGAAATTATTTTAGTTGCTTTTGGCTTGTCTTCACGCATCTGCCAGAAGACAGTTGATCTTGGAAGAGAAAAAGGAATTAAGATTGGATTGCTCAGACCAATTACACTCTATCCATATCCGTACAAGAGATTGAATGAATTAGCTGACCAGGTTGACTTTATGATGTCAGTTGAAATGAATGCGGGTCAAATGGTTGAAGATGTTAAGCTGGCTGTTGAAGGAAAAGTTCCCGTTTATTTCACAGGAAGAATGGGCGGTATGATTCCTTCGCCTGATGACGTGCTTCATGAAATCGAATCTATCATCGAAAAACAAAATGTCCTTCAGGATTAA
- a CDS encoding fatty acid desaturase gives MDFQYSDQPEPHKERTKQILKAHPEVRSLIGRNPVSAVITVFVVALQFGIAYLLADQPWWLTIIAAFFIGAFADHNLFVLIHEASHNLIFKNRTLNTIFGIIADLPKVVPSYVSFKSYHLKHHSFQGDYYLDADLASKWEAKLIGNTFLGKALWELFFPFFQAFRTMRLKEIEFMNWWVIINWIVVFAIDALVIIYFGWTAFLYLVFSLIFSIGLHPLGARWIQEHFLVAPPQETYSYYGPLNIPSLNVGYHNEHHDFPSVPWNNLPQLKKAAPEFYDNLVYHKSWFKLWLRFLFDPKLSLYSRMVRANRGGLQVNTE, from the coding sequence ATGGATTTTCAATATTCAGATCAGCCTGAACCGCACAAAGAGCGAACGAAGCAAATTCTAAAAGCACATCCAGAAGTAAGAAGCCTGATTGGAAGAAATCCAGTCAGTGCGGTGATTACAGTTTTTGTTGTGGCTTTACAATTTGGCATTGCATACTTGCTTGCTGATCAACCTTGGTGGCTGACAATCATCGCAGCATTTTTCATTGGAGCTTTTGCCGATCATAATCTTTTCGTTCTCATTCACGAAGCATCACATAATCTTATTTTCAAAAACAGAACGCTCAACACAATTTTCGGAATTATTGCAGATTTACCAAAAGTTGTTCCCAGTTATGTTTCATTCAAATCATATCATCTGAAACATCATTCATTTCAGGGAGATTATTATCTCGATGCAGATCTTGCGAGCAAGTGGGAAGCGAAACTTATCGGCAATACATTTTTAGGAAAAGCTTTGTGGGAACTTTTCTTCCCTTTCTTCCAGGCATTCAGAACAATGCGTCTTAAGGAAATTGAATTTATGAATTGGTGGGTTATTATAAACTGGATCGTTGTCTTCGCTATTGATGCTTTAGTAATAATTTACTTCGGATGGACTGCATTTCTTTATCTTGTTTTTTCTCTCATCTTTTCGATCGGACTTCATCCTCTTGGTGCGAGATGGATACAGGAACATTTTCTTGTTGCACCACCGCAGGAAACTTACAGCTATTATGGTCCGCTGAATATTCCTTCACTCAATGTCGGCTATCACAACGAGCATCATGATTTTCCATCAGTACCCTGGAACAATCTTCCGCAATTAAAAAAAGCAGCTCCGGAGTTTTATGATAATCTTGTTTATCATAAGTCCTGGTTTAAACTATGGCTTAGATTTTTGTTCGATCCAAAACTTTCTCTCTATTCACGAATGGTCAGAGCTAACAGAGGGGGATTGCAGGTTAATACTGAATAA
- a CDS encoding 4Fe-4S dicluster domain-containing protein, whose amino-acid sequence MIKGTVKIDGVICKGCELCIISCPQDGLRLSQHFNEKGYRFVELIEEKCTGCVNCALVCPEAAITVYRQPKPAKKVAAKE is encoded by the coding sequence ATGATTAAAGGAACGGTAAAAATTGATGGTGTTATTTGCAAAGGCTGTGAGCTTTGCATTATATCCTGTCCGCAAGATGGACTTCGTCTTTCTCAGCACTTCAACGAAAAAGGATACCGGTTTGTGGAACTGATCGAAGAGAAGTGTACCGGATGCGTTAACTGCGCCCTTGTATGTCCGGAAGCTGCAATTACAGTTTACAGACAGCCCAAGCCGGCAAAGAAAGTTGCAGCTAAAGAATAA
- a CDS encoding NapC/NirT family cytochrome c, translating to MKQILTLIISVFLFSSSQVLSQIKAGDEALGTRTYDEYKTPQFCGTSCHVDFYRQWQQAMMSQAYTHHWDEIEYFELAVPHAEKDEKVAGVKAGCNGCHAPIAFLAGDVPPPKPEMKSRANESVSCDVCHTVSGFKGDTPHNFNFISDPGDGKTKYGPRGTGNSPEHKIIQSEFLKTAEFCGTCHNEMSPYGIWVKSTHLEWKDGPYSKEGVQCQNCHMTQAEGYTASMGNKYPDAWQHLFHGAHDPGKVKGTIELRIHPDIKEAEPGETVKFTVALFNQKTGHKFPTGSVEDRIVWMHVEAVDAKGNVYHLPVNKKGFEGEEYTIGAEVLAYQDMGIAKNDPNFLGVQRDGIPLGDRIFRMAYFDPQGRMTIQQWNTASLGVDYRLGPRETKLEHFTFNLPNKVAPGEMKVTAVLNYQKLVKPVADFLNVPDDEEEIIKVNEHSTYVTILP from the coding sequence ATGAAACAAATCTTAACATTAATCATTTCTGTTTTTCTTTTCTCATCTTCTCAAGTTTTATCTCAAATAAAAGCCGGCGATGAAGCGTTGGGCACAAGAACGTACGACGAATATAAGACACCGCAATTCTGCGGAACCTCCTGCCACGTTGACTTCTATCGTCAATGGCAGCAGGCAATGATGTCTCAGGCGTATACTCATCACTGGGATGAGATTGAATATTTTGAGCTTGCAGTTCCGCATGCAGAAAAAGATGAAAAAGTTGCCGGCGTAAAAGCGGGCTGCAACGGCTGTCATGCACCAATTGCATTTCTTGCCGGAGATGTTCCTCCGCCGAAACCCGAAATGAAATCTCGTGCAAACGAATCTGTATCGTGCGATGTTTGTCATACAGTTTCCGGGTTCAAGGGAGACACGCCCCATAATTTTAATTTTATTTCAGATCCGGGCGATGGGAAAACAAAATACGGTCCCCGTGGTACCGGGAATTCTCCGGAACATAAAATCATCCAATCTGAATTTCTAAAAACGGCAGAGTTTTGCGGTACCTGTCACAATGAAATGTCTCCGTATGGGATCTGGGTGAAATCAACTCATCTTGAATGGAAGGATGGCCCTTATTCAAAAGAAGGAGTACAGTGTCAAAACTGTCATATGACACAAGCAGAAGGTTACACTGCATCGATGGGTAATAAATATCCCGATGCATGGCAGCATCTATTTCACGGAGCTCACGATCCCGGAAAAGTAAAAGGAACGATTGAATTAAGAATCCATCCTGATATAAAAGAAGCTGAACCTGGTGAAACCGTTAAGTTTACTGTTGCACTCTTCAACCAGAAAACTGGACACAAATTTCCAACAGGATCTGTTGAAGATAGAATCGTCTGGATGCACGTTGAAGCTGTTGATGCAAAAGGAAATGTTTATCACTTGCCTGTTAATAAAAAAGGTTTTGAAGGTGAAGAATATACAATCGGTGCGGAAGTTTTAGCTTACCAGGATATGGGGATTGCAAAGAATGATCCGAACTTTTTAGGGGTTCAGCGTGATGGAATTCCACTCGGTGACAGAATTTTTAGAATGGCTTATTTCGATCCGCAGGGAAGAATGACAATACAGCAATGGAATACTGCTTCGCTTGGAGTTGATTACAGACTTGGTCCTCGCGAAACTAAGCTGGAACATTTTACGTTCAATCTTCCTAATAAAGTAGCCCCGGGCGAAATGAAAGTCACCGCAGTACTTAACTATCAAAAGTTAGTTAAACCTGTCGCGGATTTTCTGAATGTTCCGGATGATGAAGAAGAAATTATAAAAGTAAACGAGCACTCAACTTATGTAACAATATTACCATAA
- a CDS encoding DEAD/DEAH box helicase produces MSTLINIDEFDQFIGLRLIGRDQVTNELISVVKTFQEEDKLEKIILSLIIEPNLTPHGPTEIVDILTTQLSFKGKYGLAGIILKGSSFKTIKASTISHQVFRLRKLADIKFAILGYVGSILDNAKDEFIQTALDLNIKYSFIDVIDFARLAVLAGYLCPRDARHIKDGRCLCGYRVKGSELNFLQTDSLTRLQEARTLKQSSGVIVLPTGTGKTRVAAIDSKNCKAKNILYVAHTHEILQNAYKEFSHVFGSNNVSYNVSRISDTTSVKVHLETIQTISRNIPRIKSNDYDYVIIDEFHHAAARSYRNLIDNISPNFLLGLTATPFRGDRQDVIDLCNGNIIVEYELRTGIDSGILSPFHYYGLFDNVDYTNVRQFNYGYSIKDLDKTLIIESRDNSILSKWKEYAEGFPTLAFCCSVNHARRIALSFNQAEIPAEIYVGTTPLDKRDRLIEALRYGDLKILCVVDVMNEGIDIPFIECLLFLRPTESKRIFFQQLGRGLRKFPGKDKVIVLDFIGNFTNAYRIVDYIGLLPYEEPTYSDLRKMRSSKDILNVPSGCQVEFEGRVIDIFAKQVFEPSRANRHNIAQILLYEYHKLSMRLGRFATKKEVDRYQILNSELYEMVFGNWNNFVNLIVDDELST; encoded by the coding sequence ATGAGTACACTAATTAATATTGACGAATTCGATCAATTTATTGGGCTAAGGTTAATTGGTCGTGATCAAGTTACTAACGAACTTATATCAGTGGTGAAAACTTTCCAAGAAGAAGATAAGCTGGAAAAAATCATTTTATCATTGATCATTGAACCTAACTTAACACCACATGGTCCTACTGAAATAGTAGACATTCTTACTACTCAACTTTCATTTAAAGGTAAATATGGATTAGCGGGGATAATATTAAAAGGGAGCTCTTTTAAGACAATAAAAGCATCAACAATTTCTCATCAGGTTTTTAGATTGAGAAAATTAGCTGATATCAAATTTGCTATCCTTGGTTATGTTGGAAGTATTCTTGATAATGCAAAAGATGAGTTCATCCAAACAGCTCTCGATTTAAATATTAAATATTCATTTATTGATGTTATTGATTTCGCTCGATTAGCCGTTTTAGCAGGTTACTTATGTCCAAGAGATGCTAGGCATATTAAGGATGGTAGATGTTTATGTGGTTATAGGGTTAAAGGTAGTGAGTTAAATTTTCTTCAAACCGATTCATTGACGAGACTTCAAGAGGCACGCACACTCAAACAGTCATCTGGTGTTATTGTATTGCCAACAGGCACTGGTAAAACAAGAGTAGCAGCCATCGATTCTAAAAATTGTAAGGCAAAGAATATATTATATGTAGCTCATACACATGAAATCCTTCAAAATGCTTATAAAGAATTTTCTCATGTATTTGGTAGTAATAATGTCTCATATAATGTCAGCAGAATATCAGATACTACTTCAGTAAAAGTTCATCTTGAAACTATCCAAACTATTTCTAGAAATATTCCTAGAATAAAATCGAATGATTATGATTATGTAATTATAGATGAATTTCATCACGCGGCAGCAAGAAGTTATCGCAATTTAATTGATAACATTTCACCAAACTTTTTATTAGGATTAACAGCAACTCCATTTAGAGGAGATCGACAAGATGTAATAGATTTATGCAATGGTAATATAATTGTTGAATACGAACTAAGAACTGGAATTGACAGTGGAATTCTATCACCGTTTCATTACTATGGTTTGTTCGATAATGTTGACTATACGAATGTTAGACAATTCAACTATGGTTACAGTATAAAGGATTTAGACAAGACATTGATAATAGAATCCCGTGATAATTCAATCCTATCCAAGTGGAAAGAGTATGCTGAAGGATTTCCCACATTAGCATTTTGTTGCAGTGTCAATCATGCAAGACGTATTGCATTATCATTTAATCAAGCGGAAATTCCTGCGGAAATATATGTGGGTACAACTCCTCTTGATAAACGAGACAGACTAATAGAAGCTTTGAGGTATGGTGATTTGAAAATATTATGTGTTGTTGATGTGATGAATGAAGGAATAGATATCCCATTTATAGAATGTTTATTGTTTCTACGGCCAACAGAATCAAAGAGAATATTTTTTCAACAACTAGGTCGGGGGCTAAGAAAATTTCCTGGTAAAGATAAAGTTATTGTTCTCGACTTCATTGGTAATTTCACAAATGCCTATAGAATTGTAGATTATATAGGTTTATTGCCATATGAAGAACCCACATATTCTGATTTAAGGAAAATGAGATCTTCCAAGGATATTTTAAACGTTCCTTCAGGTTGCCAAGTTGAATTTGAAGGTCGGGTAATTGATATTTTTGCAAAGCAAGTGTTTGAACCTTCACGTGCCAATCGTCATAACATTGCCCAAATATTGCTGTATGAATATCATAAATTGTCTATGAGATTAGGTCGTTTTGCAACAAAAAAAGAAGTTGACAGGTATCAAATACTAAATTCGGAGTTGTATGAAATGGTATTTGGTAATTGGAATAATTTTGTTAACCTCATCGTTGATGATGAATTATCCACATAG
- a CDS encoding DUF2202 domain-containing protein, with protein sequence MKKSKIILFAALLFTSFLFTSCQSESPVSADSLTLLAKYGGGNGNGGGSSYELSQEERDGLIHMRIEEKLARDVYIVVGELWNHKVFLNIQLSEQKHMDAVKNLLDKYSVQDPLTTDSVGVFPDPQFQLLYDQYIQQGSQSLQEALLVGKAIEELDIADLTFQLTFVDNPDIIRVYQNLKAASEKHLAAFLRCLNVSTEF encoded by the coding sequence ATGAAAAAAAGCAAAATCATTCTTTTTGCAGCATTGTTGTTCACTTCATTTCTTTTCACATCCTGTCAAAGCGAATCCCCGGTATCAGCAGATAGTTTAACTTTGCTTGCAAAGTATGGTGGAGGTAATGGGAACGGTGGGGGTTCTAGTTATGAATTGTCACAGGAGGAAAGAGACGGACTAATACATATGAGAATCGAAGAGAAACTTGCGAGGGATGTGTATATAGTAGTGGGTGAGTTATGGAACCACAAAGTTTTTCTAAATATTCAGTTGAGTGAGCAGAAACATATGGATGCTGTTAAAAATCTGCTTGATAAATATTCAGTCCAAGATCCGTTAACAACTGATTCAGTCGGTGTTTTTCCTGATCCGCAATTTCAACTTTTGTATGATCAATATATCCAGCAGGGAAGCCAATCATTGCAGGAAGCTTTACTCGTTGGAAAAGCAATTGAGGAATTGGACATTGCAGACCTGACTTTTCAATTGACATTTGTTGATAACCCCGACATAATCAGAGTATATCAGAATCTAAAAGCTGCTTCAGAGAAACATCTTGCTGCTTTTCTAAGATGTCTGAATGTATCAACGGAATTTTGA
- a CDS encoding type II toxin-antitoxin system Phd/YefM family antitoxin codes for MKNISVSSDIIPVGQFKSDLARYLKEIREKNNSLIITQNGKPAGVLISPSEFDELRQTKLFLESVSRGLIDSDKGEVISTSQLRAELKKSRSSRTK; via the coding sequence ATGAAAAATATATCCGTATCAAGTGATATAATACCAGTCGGTCAGTTCAAATCTGATCTTGCGAGGTACCTTAAGGAAATTCGTGAGAAAAATAATTCGTTGATAATAACCCAGAATGGAAAACCTGCAGGCGTGCTAATCTCTCCTTCTGAGTTCGATGAATTAAGACAAACAAAACTTTTTTTGGAATCAGTTTCACGAGGATTGATAGATTCCGATAAAGGGGAAGTAATTTCAACCTCACAACTTAGAGCTGAGTTAAAAAAGTCTCGGTCTTCCAGGACAAAGTGA